Proteins encoded within one genomic window of Bacteroides sedimenti:
- the pyrF gene encoding orotidine-5'-phosphate decarboxylase — translation MNKQQLFENIKRKKSFLCVGLDTDIKKIPEHLLKEEDPIFAFNKAIIDATADLCIAYKPNLAFYESLGVKGWIAFEKTVSYIKKNYSDQFIIADAKRGDIGNTSEMYARSFFDELDLDSVTVAPYMGEDSVKPFLIYPEKWVILLALTSNKGSHDFQLTEDANGERLFEKVLKTSQNWASDEQMMYVVGATQGKMFQDIRKHVPNHFLLVPGVGAQGGSLEEVCKYGMNKMCGLIVNSSRAIIYADKTENFAIAAKAAAKAVQVEMEEQLKAIL, via the coding sequence ATGAACAAACAACAATTATTCGAAAACATAAAACGCAAGAAATCATTTCTCTGCGTAGGTCTGGATACAGACATTAAAAAAATTCCGGAACACCTTTTGAAAGAGGAAGATCCAATCTTCGCTTTTAATAAGGCCATTATTGATGCAACTGCAGATTTGTGCATTGCCTACAAACCCAATCTAGCCTTCTATGAAAGCTTGGGTGTAAAAGGATGGATTGCTTTTGAAAAGACAGTTTCATATATTAAAAAGAACTATTCCGACCAATTTATTATTGCCGATGCAAAACGCGGAGACATAGGAAATACAAGTGAGATGTATGCCCGTTCATTCTTCGATGAGTTGGATCTTGACTCGGTAACCGTTGCTCCATACATGGGCGAAGATAGCGTAAAACCATTTCTTATCTATCCGGAAAAATGGGTTATCCTACTGGCACTAACTTCCAATAAAGGTTCTCACGATTTCCAACTTACTGAAGATGCCAACGGAGAACGTCTTTTTGAAAAGGTATTGAAAACCTCTCAAAACTGGGCTTCCGATGAACAGATGATGTATGTTGTAGGTGCAACTCAGGGAAAGATGTTCCAAGATATCCGCAAACATGTACCCAACCACTTTCTCTTAGTTCCGGGCGTAGGTGCTCAGGGAGGATCACTGGAAGAAGTTTGCAAATACGGCATGAATAAGATGTGTGGCTTGATTGTAAACTCATCACGTGCAATTATCTATGCAGATAAAACGGAAAACTTTGCAATTGCCGCCAAAGCTGCTGCTAAAGCCGTTCAGGTTGAAATGGAAGAGCAACTAAAAGCTATCCTATAA
- the prfA gene encoding peptide chain release factor 1 produces MADNNTLLDKLEGLVSRFEEISTLITDPSVIADMKRFVKLTKEYKDLENIVNARKEYIQMLDGIEEAKAILGSEQDPEMREMAKEELDNCQSRLPELEEEIKILLVPADPQDGKNAIVEIRGGTGGDEAAIFAGDLFRMYAKYCEAKGWKVEVTNTSEGTSGGFKEIIFTVSGDNVYGILKYESGVHRVQRVPATETQGRVHTSAASVAVLPEAEEFDVEINEGEIKWDTFRSGGAGGQNVNKVESGVRLRYVWKNPNTGVSEEILIECTETRDQPKNKERALSRLRTFIYDKEHQKYLDDIASKRKTMVSTGDRSAKIRTYNYPQGRITDHRINYTIYNLSAFMDGDIQDCIDRLIVAENAERMKESEL; encoded by the coding sequence ATGGCAGACAACAATACATTATTAGATAAACTTGAAGGGCTGGTAAGCCGCTTTGAAGAGATTTCGACCCTTATTACCGACCCGTCAGTGATTGCCGACATGAAGCGCTTTGTGAAACTGACCAAGGAATACAAAGACCTAGAAAATATCGTAAATGCCCGCAAAGAATATATACAAATGCTTGACGGTATTGAAGAAGCCAAAGCAATTCTTGGCTCTGAACAGGATCCTGAAATGCGCGAAATGGCAAAGGAGGAGTTAGACAATTGCCAGTCAAGACTTCCGGAACTGGAAGAGGAGATAAAAATTCTCCTGGTTCCTGCCGACCCACAAGATGGAAAGAATGCGATTGTGGAAATCCGTGGAGGAACAGGAGGTGACGAAGCTGCCATCTTTGCCGGCGACCTTTTCCGTATGTATGCAAAATACTGCGAAGCCAAAGGATGGAAGGTGGAGGTGACTAACACCAGCGAAGGAACATCCGGAGGTTTTAAAGAAATTATTTTCACTGTAAGTGGAGATAACGTATATGGAATTCTGAAATACGAATCGGGGGTACACCGCGTCCAACGGGTTCCAGCCACAGAAACACAAGGCAGAGTTCATACATCGGCTGCTTCTGTTGCCGTACTTCCTGAAGCCGAAGAGTTTGATGTGGAAATCAATGAAGGCGAAATCAAATGGGACACATTCCGTTCAGGTGGAGCCGGTGGACAGAACGTAAACAAGGTGGAATCGGGCGTTCGTTTGCGCTATGTTTGGAAGAACCCGAACACAGGCGTTTCGGAAGAGATTCTGATTGAATGTACAGAAACACGCGACCAACCTAAAAACAAAGAAAGAGCACTTTCTCGCCTACGTACTTTCATCTACGATAAGGAGCATCAGAAATACCTCGATGATATCGCTTCAAAAAGAAAGACCATGGTTTCCACCGGTGACCGCTCGGCTAAAATCCGTACCTACAATTATCCGCAAGGACGTATTACCGATCACCGTATCAACTATACCATCTATAACCTTTCAGCATTTATGGACGGAGATATTCAGGACTGCATCGACCGCCTGATTGTTGCCGAAAATGCAGAACGAATGAAAGAAAGTGAACTATAA
- a CDS encoding AIR synthase-related protein yields the protein MSNQRYMQRGVSASKEDVHNAIKNIDKGVFPQAFCKIIPDILGGDPEYCNIMHADGAGTKSSLAYLYWKETGDISVWKGIAQDALIMNIDDLLCVGAVDNILVSSTIGRNKLLIPGEVISAIINGTDELLAELREMGVGVYATGGETADVGDLVRTIIVDSTVTCRMKRSDVIDNANIRPGDVIVGLASYGQATYEKEYNGGMGSNGLTSARHDVFAKYLTEKYPESYDAGVPADLVYSGKLKLTDPIEGITLDAGKMVLSPTRTYAPVVKKLLDALRPEIHGMVHCSGGAQTKVLHFVDTVRVVKDNLFPVPPLFKTIQEQSGTDWSEMYKVFNMGHRLEVYLSPEHAEEVIAISKSFGIDAQIVGRVEESDKKELIIKSEFGEFRY from the coding sequence ATGAGTAATCAACGATACATGCAGCGGGGTGTTTCAGCTTCGAAAGAAGATGTGCACAACGCTATTAAAAACATCGACAAGGGTGTCTTCCCTCAAGCTTTCTGTAAAATCATTCCTGATATTTTAGGTGGCGACCCAGAATATTGCAACATTATGCACGCCGATGGAGCCGGAACAAAATCAAGTCTGGCTTATCTCTACTGGAAGGAAACAGGAGATATTTCTGTTTGGAAAGGGATTGCGCAGGATGCGTTGATTATGAATATTGACGATTTGCTATGCGTGGGTGCTGTTGATAATATACTGGTTTCATCAACCATTGGTCGTAACAAACTGCTGATTCCGGGAGAAGTGATCTCGGCTATCATTAATGGTACCGATGAACTGCTTGCAGAACTTCGCGAAATGGGTGTAGGTGTATATGCCACAGGTGGCGAAACGGCCGATGTAGGCGATTTGGTTCGCACCATCATTGTGGACAGTACCGTAACCTGCCGTATGAAACGTAGCGATGTGATTGATAATGCCAATATCCGTCCGGGTGATGTGATTGTGGGACTGGCCTCTTACGGACAGGCAACCTACGAAAAGGAATACAACGGCGGTATGGGAAGCAACGGACTAACTTCTGCCCGCCACGATGTGTTTGCAAAATATCTGACAGAAAAATATCCTGAAAGCTACGATGCAGGTGTTCCTGCCGACCTTGTTTATTCTGGCAAGCTAAAACTAACCGACCCGATTGAAGGCATAACGCTTGATGCCGGAAAAATGGTGCTATCTCCTACCCGTACTTATGCTCCGGTAGTTAAGAAACTACTGGATGCTCTTCGTCCGGAAATACATGGTATGGTACATTGCTCAGGTGGGGCTCAGACTAAAGTTCTTCACTTTGTTGACACAGTAAGAGTTGTAAAAGACAACCTCTTCCCTGTTCCGCCTTTATTCAAGACAATCCAGGAACAATCGGGTACAGACTGGAGCGAAATGTACAAGGTATTCAACATGGGACATCGCCTTGAAGTTTACCTGTCACCAGAACATGCTGAAGAGGTAATCGCTATCTCCAAATCTTTCGGAATTGATGCTCAGATAGTTGGACGCGTGGAGGAATCAGATAAGAAAGAACTGATTATTAAAAGTGAATTCGGAGAGTTCAGATACTAA
- a CDS encoding LemA family protein has product MKKSLIIILAIVVILALLGGGSYNSMVDKQEEVTKAWSNVENQYQRRSDLIPNLVNTVKGYAKHEKSTLEGVIAARAKATQITVDPTKMTPEKLQAYQKAQGDVTTALGKLLAISESYPDLKANQNFLELQAQLEGTENRISVERGRFNELAKEYNAFIRKFPKNIFAGMFGFEKRPYFEAEEGTEKAPKVEF; this is encoded by the coding sequence ATGAAAAAGTCTTTAATTATTATCTTGGCGATAGTTGTGATTCTCGCTCTCCTTGGAGGAGGCTCTTATAACTCAATGGTGGATAAACAAGAAGAGGTGACAAAAGCCTGGTCCAACGTGGAGAATCAGTATCAACGTCGTTCCGACCTGATCCCCAACCTGGTAAATACCGTAAAAGGATATGCCAAACATGAAAAAAGTACTCTAGAAGGTGTCATTGCAGCGCGTGCAAAAGCTACTCAGATAACAGTCGACCCAACAAAGATGACTCCTGAAAAACTGCAAGCTTATCAGAAAGCACAGGGAGATGTGACTACCGCACTTGGCAAATTGCTAGCCATTTCAGAAAGCTATCCCGACCTAAAGGCAAACCAGAACTTCCTGGAACTACAGGCTCAGCTGGAAGGAACAGAAAACCGCATATCAGTAGAACGCGGACGTTTCAATGAATTGGCTAAAGAATACAATGCCTTTATCCGTAAATTCCCAAAAAACATCTTTGCAGGCATGTTCGGTTTTGAAAAACGCCCCTATTTTGAGGCTGAAGAGGGAACTGAAAAAGCGCCAAAGGTAGAGTTCTGA
- a CDS encoding TPM domain-containing protein — MKLSKKIFLLLLMCISYQLHAQAKEYTIETVPNVHIQNKMQYVSNPGGLLSQEACAEIDSMLWNLEQKTSIEVAVVALPSIGNNDSFDFALGLFNAWKVGKKGKDNGLVILLVEDQRTIRFITGYGLEGDLPDAICKRIQVQKMNPFFRNNNWDGGMVSGIKTIVARLDGTMTNDEIQGQESGDIMLIFFAAGGFLLLVIFIGGFAAWKANQCPNCKKHQLMRTDSKLLSLSHGIKREQVVFTCQNCGHKVVREVEDHYRGGRGGLGGGLGGGIFMGGMGGGFGSGGGGFGGGSFGGGSFGGGMTGGGGAGSDF; from the coding sequence ATGAAATTATCAAAAAAAATATTTTTGCTTCTCCTCATGTGCATCAGTTACCAACTACATGCACAGGCAAAAGAGTACACTATTGAAACCGTTCCCAATGTACATATTCAGAACAAGATGCAATATGTAAGCAACCCGGGGGGACTCTTATCCCAGGAAGCTTGTGCGGAAATTGACAGCATGCTCTGGAATCTGGAACAGAAAACATCCATCGAAGTAGCAGTGGTTGCTCTTCCATCCATCGGCAACAACGATAGTTTTGATTTTGCACTCGGATTGTTTAATGCCTGGAAAGTAGGAAAAAAAGGAAAAGATAACGGATTGGTTATTCTACTGGTGGAAGACCAGCGCACCATCCGCTTTATAACCGGATACGGACTGGAAGGAGATCTTCCTGATGCCATCTGCAAGCGGATACAGGTTCAAAAGATGAATCCATTTTTCCGGAACAACAACTGGGACGGAGGAATGGTGAGCGGCATCAAGACAATTGTAGCCCGTCTGGACGGCACCATGACAAATGATGAAATACAGGGTCAAGAATCCGGAGACATCATGCTTATCTTCTTTGCAGCCGGAGGATTTCTGTTGCTGGTAATCTTCATAGGAGGTTTTGCTGCCTGGAAAGCAAACCAGTGCCCCAATTGCAAAAAACATCAACTAATGCGCACCGACTCAAAACTTCTTTCGCTCAGCCACGGAATAAAGAGAGAGCAGGTTGTATTTACCTGCCAGAACTGTGGCCATAAGGTGGTTCGCGAAGTGGAAGACCACTACCGCGGAGGCAGAGGCGGTCTGGGTGGCGGCTTAGGAGGAGGAATCTTTATGGGCGGCATGGGCGGAGGCTTTGGCTCCGGCGGCGGTGGATTCGGCGGAGGCAGCTTCGGCGGAGGCAGCTTCGGCGGTGGAATGACTGGCGGTGGTGGAGCCGGATCGGATTTTTAA
- a CDS encoding alpha/beta hydrolase, translating into MNRKKTLKIVKYSVLVFLFLLLGGLAWGSFYMLDYSLASKHNGNDEAESYKYMFENYPNLKPWVDSLKQASALKDTFIIGNEDKKLHAFYITAKHPTDKTAVLVHGYTDNAIRMLMIGYMYSHEMNYNVILPDLRAHGKSEGKVIQMGWKDRLDILKWIDVSKGIFGDSTRMVVHGISMGAATTMMLSGENLPGNVKCFIEDCGYTSVWDEFAKELKSRFDLPTFPLMHSTSLLCNIKYGWTFQEASALNQVKKCHLPMLFIHGDADTYVPTWMVYPLYEAKPAPKELWIVHGAEHAKSYKQNPAIYLSKVKAFTDVYIN; encoded by the coding sequence ATGAACAGGAAAAAGACTTTAAAGATTGTAAAATATTCCGTTCTTGTTTTTTTATTCCTGTTATTGGGAGGTCTGGCATGGGGGAGTTTCTATATGCTCGATTACTCATTAGCCTCAAAGCACAACGGGAACGATGAAGCAGAATCATACAAATACATGTTCGAAAACTATCCGAACCTGAAACCATGGGTGGATAGTCTTAAACAAGCTTCGGCATTGAAAGATACTTTTATCATAGGTAACGAAGATAAAAAACTGCATGCCTTTTATATCACCGCGAAGCACCCAACAGATAAAACCGCCGTACTTGTACATGGATATACCGACAATGCCATCCGAATGCTGATGATTGGTTATATGTACAGTCACGAAATGAATTATAATGTGATTCTTCCAGACCTTAGGGCACACGGAAAGAGTGAAGGCAAAGTTATTCAGATGGGATGGAAAGACCGACTTGATATACTGAAATGGATTGATGTGTCTAAAGGGATATTCGGTGACAGCACCCGTATGGTGGTACACGGTATTTCGATGGGAGCCGCTACAACCATGATGCTTAGCGGAGAAAATCTTCCCGGCAACGTGAAATGCTTTATTGAAGATTGTGGCTATACAAGCGTATGGGATGAGTTTGCTAAGGAACTGAAGTCTCGTTTCGACCTGCCGACATTCCCCTTGATGCATTCCACAAGTCTGCTGTGCAATATTAAATATGGCTGGACTTTTCAGGAAGCATCGGCATTAAACCAGGTTAAGAAATGTCATCTGCCTATGTTATTCATACATGGTGACGCTGACACATACGTCCCCACCTGGATGGTGTATCCTCTCTATGAAGCCAAACCGGCACCGAAAGAGCTATGGATTGTGCACGGTGCCGAACATGCGAAATCATACAAACAAAATCCGGCAATATATCTGTCGAAAGTAAAAGCGTTTACAGATGTTTATATTAACTAA
- a CDS encoding shikimate dehydrogenase family protein, translated as MKKYGLIGYPLKHSFSIGYFNEKFKSEGIDAEYVNFEIPDIKDFLMIISENPDLCGLNVTIPYKEQIIPYLDELDKDTEAIGAVNVIKIIRQKGKVKLVGYNSDIIGFSQSIEPFIVKDKHKKALILGAGGASKAVFHGLKNLGVEGVYVSRAKQPGMLTYDELTPEIMAEHTIIVNATPVGMFPDEDNCPNIPYEQLTHKHLLYDLIYNPDTTLFMKKGAEMGAKTKNGLEMLLLQAFAGWEIWNK; from the coding sequence ATGAAAAAGTATGGTTTAATAGGCTATCCGCTCAAACATTCATTCTCGATTGGATACTTCAACGAAAAATTCAAATCGGAAGGCATTGATGCCGAATACGTAAACTTTGAGATCCCTGATATCAAGGATTTTTTAATGATTATCAGCGAAAACCCAGACCTGTGCGGACTGAATGTTACTATTCCGTACAAGGAACAGATTATACCCTATCTTGATGAACTGGACAAGGATACAGAAGCCATAGGCGCCGTTAATGTAATCAAGATTATTCGACAGAAAGGAAAAGTGAAACTGGTGGGATATAATTCAGACATTATCGGTTTTTCACAATCAATTGAACCGTTTATTGTGAAAGACAAACACAAGAAAGCCCTGATACTGGGTGCTGGTGGAGCATCAAAAGCAGTTTTCCACGGATTGAAGAATCTGGGAGTTGAAGGTGTTTATGTTTCTCGAGCCAAACAACCAGGCATGCTGACTTACGATGAGCTGACTCCGGAGATAATGGCTGAGCACACGATTATTGTAAATGCAACTCCGGTAGGAATGTTTCCCGATGAAGATAATTGTCCCAATATTCCTTACGAACAACTTACGCACAAACACTTGTTATACGACCTGATTTACAATCCGGACACAACCCTTTTTATGAAGAAAGGTGCTGAAATGGGAGCTAAAACCAAAAACGGACTGGAAATGCTATTGCTGCAAGCTTTTGCAGGATGGGAAATATGGAATAAATAA
- the ubiE gene encoding bifunctional demethylmenaquinone methyltransferase/2-methoxy-6-polyprenyl-1,4-benzoquinol methylase UbiE yields MKYPQEQIKPYSSSGKKSEQVEKMFNNIAHHYDLLNHTLSMGIDKGWRRKAIAWLKPFHPQKMMDVATGTGDFAIQAYRDLLPQELIGTDISEGMMNIGKDKVKKLGLEQNITFAKEDCTNLSFTENTFDAITVAFGIRNFENLDKGLSEMHRVLTQEGHLVILELTTPDRFPMKQLFAIYSKIVIPTLGKLLSKDNNAYTYLPQTIQAFPQGEVMKGVLEKAGFRNVAFRRLTFGICTLYTATK; encoded by the coding sequence ATGAAATATCCCCAAGAACAAATAAAGCCTTATAGCTCTAGCGGAAAGAAATCAGAGCAAGTGGAAAAAATGTTTAATAACATTGCCCATCATTACGACCTGCTGAACCACACCCTTTCTATGGGCATTGATAAAGGCTGGAGACGTAAGGCAATTGCCTGGCTAAAACCGTTCCACCCACAAAAGATGATGGACGTAGCCACCGGAACCGGGGATTTTGCCATTCAGGCATACCGCGACCTTTTGCCACAAGAGCTTATCGGGACCGATATTTCTGAAGGGATGATGAATATTGGCAAGGATAAAGTCAAGAAGCTTGGACTGGAACAGAATATCACTTTTGCTAAAGAGGACTGCACCAATCTCTCTTTCACAGAAAATACATTCGACGCCATCACGGTTGCCTTCGGAATCCGTAATTTTGAAAATTTGGATAAAGGACTTTCGGAGATGCACCGGGTACTTACTCAGGAAGGACATCTGGTAATACTGGAGCTGACTACCCCCGACCGCTTCCCAATGAAGCAACTATTTGCTATCTATTCAAAGATTGTAATTCCAACCTTGGGTAAATTGCTTTCCAAGGACAACAATGCTTACACATATCTGCCACAAACTATTCAGGCCTTTCCACAAGGAGAGGTAATGAAAGGGGTTCTTGAAAAGGCTGGTTTCAGAAATGTAGCTTTCAGAAGACTAACTTTTGGAATCTGCACACTCTATACCGCTACAAAATAA
- a CDS encoding phosphoribosylaminoimidazolesuccinocarboxamide synthase, with protein sequence MSKALVKTDFNFPGQKSVYHGKVRDVYNINDELLVMVVSDRISAFDVVLPEGIPYKGQVLNQIAAKFLDATSDIVPNWKIATPDPMVTVGIKCVPFEVEMVVRGYLTGHAWREYKEGKRVLCGVPMPDGMKENQPFPTPIITPTTKAYEGHDEDISKEEIIARGIVSKEDYEQLEKYTLAVYARGCEIAKTMGLILVDTKYEFGKKDGKILLMDEIHTPDSSRYFYADGFEERLAKDEPQKQLSKEFVRQWLIENGFQGKEGQKVPTMTEEYVNSVTERYIELYENIVGEQFVKADLEDVASRIEKNVTAFLTK encoded by the coding sequence ATGAGCAAAGCATTAGTAAAAACCGACTTTAATTTTCCGGGACAAAAGAGTGTATACCACGGAAAAGTGCGTGATGTGTATAATATCAACGACGAACTATTGGTGATGGTGGTATCAGACCGCATCTCTGCATTCGATGTTGTTCTTCCCGAAGGTATCCCTTACAAAGGACAGGTGTTGAATCAGATTGCAGCCAAATTTCTAGATGCAACTTCGGACATTGTTCCTAACTGGAAAATTGCTACCCCCGACCCAATGGTTACCGTAGGTATCAAATGCGTACCTTTCGAAGTGGAAATGGTAGTGCGTGGATATCTTACAGGTCATGCATGGAGAGAGTACAAAGAGGGCAAACGTGTTCTTTGCGGCGTTCCAATGCCGGACGGAATGAAGGAAAACCAACCGTTCCCAACCCCAATCATCACTCCTACCACAAAAGCATACGAAGGACATGACGAGGACATCTCCAAGGAAGAGATTATTGCACGTGGCATTGTGAGCAAAGAGGATTACGAACAACTGGAAAAATACACCTTGGCTGTTTATGCTCGTGGATGCGAGATTGCCAAAACAATGGGACTCATCTTGGTGGATACAAAATACGAATTTGGAAAGAAAGACGGAAAGATTCTCCTGATGGACGAAATCCATACCCCCGACTCTTCACGCTATTTCTATGCTGATGGATTTGAAGAACGCCTGGCCAAGGATGAACCTCAGAAACAGCTTTCAAAGGAATTTGTGCGCCAGTGGCTCATTGAAAACGGATTCCAAGGAAAAGAGGGACAAAAAGTTCCTACTATGACAGAGGAATATGTAAACAGTGTAACCGAACGCTACATTGAATTGTATGAAAACATCGTTGGAGAACAATTTGTGAAAGCAGATTTGGAAGATGTTGCCTCACGAATTGAAAAGAATGTGACCGCATTTCTTACAAAATAA
- a CDS encoding PhoH family protein, with the protein MIEKLIVLEEIDPVIFYGLNNANIQLIKALYPKLRIVARGNVIKVMGDEEEMCAFEENILALEKHCAQYNSLKEEVIIDIIKGNTPQTEKIGNVIVFSVTGKPIIPRSDNQLKLVEGFEKNDMLFAIGPAGSGKTYTSIALAVRALKQKVIKKIILSRPAVEAGEKLGFLPGDIKEKIDPYLQPLYDALQDMIPAAKLKEYIDLNIIQIAPLAFMRGRTLNDAVVILDEAQNTTTQQIKMFLTRMGMNTKMIVTGDLTQIDLPASQTSGLVQAMRILKGVKGISFVELGKKDIVRHKLVERIVEAYERFDEKKKKEKLEESQKQIQ; encoded by the coding sequence ATGATAGAAAAACTGATTGTTCTCGAAGAAATCGATCCGGTTATCTTCTATGGCTTGAATAATGCCAACATCCAACTTATCAAAGCCTTATATCCCAAATTAAGGATAGTAGCCCGCGGAAATGTGATTAAGGTAATGGGAGATGAAGAAGAAATGTGCGCTTTCGAAGAGAATATCCTAGCATTGGAAAAGCACTGCGCCCAATACAACTCCCTAAAAGAAGAGGTGATAATTGATATCATCAAAGGTAACACCCCACAGACGGAGAAGATTGGCAACGTCATTGTGTTCAGCGTTACAGGAAAGCCCATCATCCCCCGAAGCGACAACCAGCTGAAACTGGTGGAGGGATTCGAGAAGAATGATATGCTTTTTGCCATCGGCCCTGCAGGATCGGGAAAGACCTACACTTCCATTGCATTGGCAGTTAGAGCCCTGAAACAAAAAGTAATAAAAAAAATCATCCTCAGCCGACCGGCCGTTGAAGCGGGCGAGAAACTCGGTTTCCTACCGGGAGATATCAAAGAAAAAATAGACCCTTACCTGCAACCACTCTACGACGCACTGCAGGATATGATTCCTGCGGCCAAGTTAAAAGAATACATCGACCTAAACATTATCCAAATTGCACCGTTAGCCTTTATGCGGGGGCGTACATTAAATGATGCGGTGGTTATTCTGGACGAGGCGCAAAACACCACCACTCAGCAAATCAAGATGTTCCTTACCCGCATGGGTATGAATACCAAAATGATTGTTACAGGAGACCTTACTCAGATTGACCTTCCTGCTTCGCAAACATCGGGACTGGTTCAGGCAATGCGCATCCTGAAAGGGGTGAAGGGCATTAGCTTCGTGGAGCTTGGAAAGAAAGACATTGTGCGCCACAAACTAGTAGAGCGGATAGTTGAAGCCTACGAACGGTTTGATGAGAAAAAGAAAAAAGAGAAACTTGAAGAATCCCAAAAACAAATACAGTAA
- a CDS encoding DUF5715 family protein, with amino-acid sequence MKMNDPKNIRGVISYKRSFGDLNDLHLSSAKSIGITPISSREEAESMNGDLVLIENNEYYQVDSLTHSLPYLVPKAADLLASIGSNFLDSLGAKGLNPNEVIVTSVLRTKDDVRKLRKRNQNASDNSAHFYGTTFDVSWKRFYKVEDGRPMQDVGSDTLKLVLSEVLRDLRKAETCYVKYELKQGCFHITAR; translated from the coding sequence ATGAAAATGAACGATCCAAAAAATATCAGAGGGGTAATCAGTTACAAACGTTCTTTTGGAGATCTGAACGATTTGCATCTCTCCTCGGCAAAGAGCATTGGGATTACTCCCATCTCTTCGCGAGAAGAGGCCGAATCTATGAATGGTGATTTAGTGCTGATAGAGAATAATGAATATTATCAGGTGGATTCGTTAACCCATTCACTTCCGTATCTTGTCCCGAAAGCTGCCGACCTGCTTGCCAGCATTGGCTCTAATTTTCTCGATTCTTTGGGGGCAAAAGGGTTGAATCCCAACGAAGTGATTGTAACATCCGTGCTCCGGACAAAGGATGATGTCCGTAAACTCCGAAAACGCAATCAAAATGCCTCCGACAATTCGGCCCATTTCTATGGAACAACATTCGATGTAAGCTGGAAGCGTTTCTATAAAGTGGAGGACGGCCGGCCCATGCAGGACGTCGGCTCTGATACCCTGAAGCTGGTACTTTCAGAAGTGCTTCGCGACCTTCGTAAAGCGGAAACATGTTACGTGAAATACGAACTGAAGCAAGGTTGCTTTCATATTACAGCCAGATAG
- the truA gene encoding tRNA pseudouridine(38-40) synthase TruA, whose protein sequence is MQRYFIYLAYEGTNYHGWQIQPNGISVQECLQKALSTFLRTDIEVVGAGRTDTGVHARLMVAHFDYEEDFADLTAIADKLNRILPQDISVFEVCKVTPEAHARFDAISRSYKYYITNVKSPFNRHLKWRVHSNLDYELMNRAAKILFEYTDFTSFSKLHTDVKTNNCRIMQAEWTQEDENTWVFTIKADRFLRNMVRAVVGTLVEVGRGKMSLEEFRRVIEHKDRCKAGASVPGHALFLVDVEYPAEIFI, encoded by the coding sequence GTGCAACGATACTTTATTTACTTAGCCTACGAAGGAACCAATTATCACGGTTGGCAGATTCAGCCCAATGGCATTAGTGTGCAAGAGTGCCTGCAGAAAGCTCTTTCCACCTTTCTTCGAACCGATATCGAAGTGGTGGGAGCCGGACGTACCGACACCGGGGTCCACGCCAGACTGATGGTTGCCCATTTCGACTACGAAGAAGATTTTGCCGACCTGACAGCAATTGCCGACAAGCTTAACAGAATACTCCCTCAGGACATCTCTGTATTCGAAGTTTGCAAAGTCACACCCGAGGCGCACGCCCGCTTTGATGCCATTTCGCGTTCCTATAAATATTATATCACCAACGTAAAATCCCCCTTCAATCGTCATCTTAAATGGCGAGTGCATTCAAACCTTGATTACGAACTGATGAATCGGGCGGCAAAGATACTGTTCGAATATACAGACTTTACCAGTTTCAGCAAGCTGCATACGGATGTGAAGACGAATAACTGTCGCATTATGCAGGCTGAATGGACTCAGGAAGACGAGAATACATGGGTGTTCACCATTAAGGCCGACCGATTCCTGCGAAACATGGTACGTGCGGTAGTAGGTACTTTGGTGGAGGTGGGGCGCGGCAAGATGAGTCTTGAGGAATTTAGAAGAGTGATTGAGCACAAAGACAGATGTAAAGCAGGCGCCTCTGTGCCGGGACATGCGTTGTTCCTGGTTGATGTTGAATACCCTGCCGAGATTTTTATATAG